From a single Oncorhynchus nerka isolate Pitt River linkage group LG11, Oner_Uvic_2.0, whole genome shotgun sequence genomic region:
- the LOC135573869 gene encoding neoverrucotoxin subunit alpha-like, protein MFVSGQQRDFEPIREHEPLRGGANKKQKRNGSFSRGGGRRDVILWHHRGRLCFFGFSLRSNPSYLRTLVLCDNNLHNSGVKLLSAGLGSKHCELETLRLSGCLVSMEGCASLASALRSNPSHLRELDLSYNHPGDRGVRLLSDVLGDPLFILNVEHNEECYLKPGLKKYACALTLDPNTAHKTLSLSNNGRTVTWEDDDHLCLPHTERFNDCPQVLCREGLTGCCYWEAECSGKGFHIGVAYKHISRVGKGHNCLLGYNDKSWSLRLLHHGFLKLSVWHKNEHTVIPAPSSSTNRVGVYLNSSQGILSFYLVYSDTLTHLHTFQSTFTEPIYPAFSVNDYSSVSLC, encoded by the exons ATGTTCGTCAGTGGCCAACAACGtgactttgagccaatcagagagcatGAACCCCTACGTGGGGGAGccaacaaaaaacagaaaagaaaTGGGTCATTTTCTCGTGGAGGAGGTCGAAGA GATGTCATCCTGTGgcatcacagaggaaggctgtgcttctttGGCTTCAGCTTACGTTCAAACCCCTCATACCTGAGAACGCTAGTACTCTGTGACAATAACCTGCAcaattcaggagtgaagctgctctctgctggactggggagtAAACATTGTGAACTGGAGACACTGAG GCTTTCTGGCTGTCTTGTCTCAATGGAAGGATGTGCTTCTCTGgcttcagctctgaggtcaaacccctcacacctgcgagagctggatctgagctacaatcacccaggagacagAGGAGTGAGACTGCTCTCTGATGTACTGGGCGATCCACTCTTCATACTAAA TGTGGAACACAATGAAGAGTGCTACTTAAAACCAGGCCTGAAGAAGT ATGCCTGTGCGCTCACACTGGACCCTAACACAGCACACAAAACGCTCTCTCTGTCTAACAACGGAAGAACTGTGACATGGGAGGATGATGATCATCTATGTTTGCCTCACACAGAGAGATTTAATGACTGTCctcaggtgctgtgtagagagggtctgactgggtgctgtTACTGGGAGGCAGAGTGTAGTGGGAAAGGGTTTCATATAGGTGTGGCATATAAACACATTAGCAGGGTTGGAAAAGGGCATAACTGTTTGCTTGGTTACAATGACAAATCCTGGAGCCTAAGACTCCTCCACCATGGTTTCCTCAAACTCTCTGTCTGGCACAAAAATGAGCACACGGTCATACCTGCCCCCTCTTCCAGCACTAACAGAGTTGGGGTGTATCTGAACTCCTCACAAGGCATTCTGTCCTTCTACCTAGTCTACTCTGACACTCTGACCCATCTCCACACATTCCAGTCCACCTTCACTGAACCAATTTATCCAGCATTTTCAGTCAATGACTATTCATCAGTGTCCCTGTGTTAA
- the LOC115136606 gene encoding protein NLRC3-like isoform X1, whose translation MLTAHAFGHSYTAQSGGTNVAPHLNNNYILGSVNINVSSLQSVDLSVAPQSSDQEDALIQRVKEKHKARLKSRCKHLFEGNARNETLLNNIYTKLYITAGESEGLCNKHEVLQIETASRTCTSEDTPVNCNNIFKPLPGQDRIITTVMTKGIAGIGKTVTVQKFILDWAEGKANSHLDFIFLLPFRDLNLVEKQFSLHGLLCSFHNELREIDAKKIAGCQVLFIFDGLDESQLPLDFNRNKILFDMTEEAPIDVLLTNLIKGNLLPSARLWITSRPAAANQIPRKNITQMTEVRGFNDSQKEEYFRKRFCSDANLANRIISHIKTKRSLNIMCQIPVFCWITAMVLGEMLTNDCKEIPKTISEMYTHFVLIQTNLKNQKYHNSNETDARRIKESDKEIILKLAKLAFEHLKKNNLIFYEKDLIECGLDINVASVKSGLCTQIFKQEDGLYCEKVYCFVHFTIQEYFAALYLLYCYTTNNLCVLESFLHKRFVEEDLEEGSAALLGDNGDHSDASQSDESGESLESTIENSTLEEEPEEHSESFNDDEAEEVSGSESSELVLHEKPSFHVLLKSALRNSLQSVNGHLDLMLRFLLGLSLDSNQRLLQDLLSETESYADSVEETKFYIKEQLRLHNSPERSINLVYCLAEINDNTLTEEVEAYLKSGNRGGTKLSPAKCTTLATVLMSREILDEFDLKKFNTCEEGRKRLIPLIKYCRNALLAGCNLTERSWGVVASAIKSTNLLRKLDLSYNDLQHSRMDLLCDGLCSQSCKLKILSLHNSNFYRILPVC comes from the exons atgTTAACAGCACATGCTTTTGGACATTCCTACACAGCCCAGTCTGGAGGCACTAATGTTGCACCACACCTCAACAACAACTATATTTTGGGCTCTGTTAATATTAACGTGTCATCTCTGCAGAGCG TGGACTTGTCAGTGGCTCCACAAAGCAGTGATCAAG AGGATGCTCTCATACAGAGAGTCAAAGAGAAGCATAAAGCCAGACTGAAAAGCCGCTGTAAGCACCTGTTTGAAGGCAACGCCAGAAATGAAACTCTTCTCAACAATATTTACACAAAACTCTACATCACAGCAGGAGAGTCCGAAGGGCTCTGTAACAAACATGAGGTGTTGCAGATTGAGACAGCATCCCGAACATGCACATCAGAAGACACTCCTGTCAACTGCAACAACATCTTTAAACCTTTACCTGGACAGGACAGAATAATCACAACTGTGATGACCAAGGGCATTGCTGGGATTGGAAAAACAGTCACTGTACAAAAGTTCATCCTTGACTGGGCAGAAGGAAAAGCCAATTCGCATCTGGATTTCATATTTCTGCTTCCTTTCCGGGATTTGAATTTGGTCGAAAAACAGTTCAGTCTTCATGGCCTTCTGTGTAGCTTCCACAATGAACTTAGAGAAATAGATGCAAAGAAAATTGCAGGTTGTCAAGTTCTGTTCATTTTCGATGGTCTGGATGAAAGCCAACTTCCACTGGATTTCAATCGAAACAAGATATTGTTTGACATGACAGAAGAAGCGCCCATTGATGTGCTATTGACAAATCTCATTAAGGGGAATCTGCTACCCAGTGCTCGCCTCTGGATAACCTCCCGACCAGCAGCAGCCAATCAGATCCCCAGGAAGAACATAACACAGATGACAGAAGTGCGTGGGTTCAATGACtcacagaaggaggagtacttcaggaagagattctGTTCGGATGCGAACCTGGCCAACCGAATCATCTCCCACATAAAGACAAAAAGGAGCCTCAACATCATGTGCCAGATTCCAGTCTTCTGCTGGATCACTGCTATGGTTCTAGGGGAGATGTTGACAAATGACTGCAAAGAAATCCCTAAAACAATTtctgagatgtacacacacttCGTGCTCATTCAGACAAACCTGAAGAACCAGAAGTATCATAACAGCAATGAGACAGATGCGCGGAGGATCAAAGAATCAGATAAAGAGATCATTCTAAAGCTGGCCAAGCTAGCTTTTGAACACCTGAAGAAAAACAATCTCATATTTTATGAGAAGGATCTGATAGAGTGTGGCCTTGACATCAATGTAGCTTCAGTGAAATCTGGATTGTGCACACAAATCTTTAAACAAGAAGATGGGCTCTACTGCGAGAAAGTCTACTGCTTTGTGCATTTCACCATCCAGGAGTACTTTGCCGCTCTGTATTTACTCTACTGCTACACAACCAATAACCTTTGTGTGTTGGAGTCTTTCCTCCATAAGAGGTTTGTTGAGGAGGACCTGGAAGAAGGTTCTGCGGCTTTGTTGGGCGATAACGGAGACCATTCAGATGCTTCGCAGAGTGATGAGTCTGGAGAAAGTCTAGAGTCCACTATTGAAAACTCAACTCTGGAGGAAGAGCCTGAGGAACACTCAGAGTCATTCAATGATGATGAGGCTGAAGAAGTGTCTGGCTCTGAGTCTTCAGAGCTGGTTCTACATGAAAAACCATCCTTCCATGTGTTACTGAAGAGTGCATTGCGCAATTCCTTGCAGAGTGTGAATGGACATCTGGACCTTATGCTCCGCTTCCTTCTTGGCCTTTCACTGGACTCGAATCAGAGACTCCTACAAGACCTACTGTCAGAGACGGAGAGCTATGCAGATAGTGTTGAAGAAACAAAGTTTTACATAAAGGAACAGCTGAGGTTGCACAACTCCCCCGAGAGATCCATTAACCTTGTATACTGTTTGGCTGAAATAAATGACAATACACTTACTGAAGAGGTTGAAGCGTACCTGAAGTCAGGAAATCGTGGAGGAACAAAGCTCTCACCTGCTAAATGCACAACTCTGGCTACTGTGCTGATGTCAAGGGAGATTCTGGATGAGTTTGACCTAAAGAAGTTCAACACTTGTGAGGAGGGACGAAAGAGGCTGATTCCACTTATCAAGTACTGCAGAAACGCTTT ACTTGCTGGCTGTAACCTCACAGAGCGGTCTTGGGGAGTAGTGGCCTCAGCTATAAAGTCAACAAACTTACTGCGAAAGCTGGACCTGAGTTACAATGACTTGCAGCACTCTCGTATGGATCTGCTCTGTGATGGGTTGTGTAGTCAAAGCTGTAAACTGAAGATCTTGAG CCTACACAATTCCAATTTTTACAGAATTTTACCTGTTTGTTAA
- the LOC115136606 gene encoding protein NLRC3-like isoform X2, which produces MLTAHAFGHSYTAQSGGTNVAPHLNNNYILGSVNINVSSLQSVDLSVAPQSSDQEDALIQRVKEKHKARLKSRCKHLFEGNARNETLLNNIYTKLYITAGESEGLCNKHEVLQIETASRTCTSEDTPVNCNNIFKPLPGQDRIITTVMTKGIAGIGKTVTVQKFILDWAEGKANSHLDFIFLLPFRDLNLVEKQFSLHGLLCSFHNELREIDAKKIAGCQVLFIFDGLDESQLPLDFNRNKILFDMTEEAPIDVLLTNLIKGNLLPSARLWITSRPAAANQIPRKNITQMTEVRGFNDSQKEEYFRKRFCSDANLANRIISHIKTKRSLNIMCQIPVFCWITAMVLGEMLTNDCKEIPKTISEMYTHFVLIQTNLKNQKYHNSNETDARRIKESDKEIILKLAKLAFEHLKKNNLIFYEKDLIECGLDINVASVKSGLCTQIFKQEDGLYCEKVYCFVHFTIQEYFAALYLLYCYTTNNLCVLESFLHKRFVEEDLEEGSAALLGDNGDHSDASQSDESGESLESTIENSTLEEEPEEHSESFNDDEAEEVSGSESSELVLHEKPSFHVLLKSALRNSLQSVNGHLDLMLRFLLGLSLDSNQRLLQDLLSETESYADSVEETKFYIKEQLRLHNSPERSINLVYCLAEINDNTLTEEVEAYLKSGNRGGTKLSPAKCTTLATVLMSREILDEFDLKKFNTCEEGRKRLIPLIKYCRNAL; this is translated from the exons atgTTAACAGCACATGCTTTTGGACATTCCTACACAGCCCAGTCTGGAGGCACTAATGTTGCACCACACCTCAACAACAACTATATTTTGGGCTCTGTTAATATTAACGTGTCATCTCTGCAGAGCG TGGACTTGTCAGTGGCTCCACAAAGCAGTGATCAAG AGGATGCTCTCATACAGAGAGTCAAAGAGAAGCATAAAGCCAGACTGAAAAGCCGCTGTAAGCACCTGTTTGAAGGCAACGCCAGAAATGAAACTCTTCTCAACAATATTTACACAAAACTCTACATCACAGCAGGAGAGTCCGAAGGGCTCTGTAACAAACATGAGGTGTTGCAGATTGAGACAGCATCCCGAACATGCACATCAGAAGACACTCCTGTCAACTGCAACAACATCTTTAAACCTTTACCTGGACAGGACAGAATAATCACAACTGTGATGACCAAGGGCATTGCTGGGATTGGAAAAACAGTCACTGTACAAAAGTTCATCCTTGACTGGGCAGAAGGAAAAGCCAATTCGCATCTGGATTTCATATTTCTGCTTCCTTTCCGGGATTTGAATTTGGTCGAAAAACAGTTCAGTCTTCATGGCCTTCTGTGTAGCTTCCACAATGAACTTAGAGAAATAGATGCAAAGAAAATTGCAGGTTGTCAAGTTCTGTTCATTTTCGATGGTCTGGATGAAAGCCAACTTCCACTGGATTTCAATCGAAACAAGATATTGTTTGACATGACAGAAGAAGCGCCCATTGATGTGCTATTGACAAATCTCATTAAGGGGAATCTGCTACCCAGTGCTCGCCTCTGGATAACCTCCCGACCAGCAGCAGCCAATCAGATCCCCAGGAAGAACATAACACAGATGACAGAAGTGCGTGGGTTCAATGACtcacagaaggaggagtacttcaggaagagattctGTTCGGATGCGAACCTGGCCAACCGAATCATCTCCCACATAAAGACAAAAAGGAGCCTCAACATCATGTGCCAGATTCCAGTCTTCTGCTGGATCACTGCTATGGTTCTAGGGGAGATGTTGACAAATGACTGCAAAGAAATCCCTAAAACAATTtctgagatgtacacacacttCGTGCTCATTCAGACAAACCTGAAGAACCAGAAGTATCATAACAGCAATGAGACAGATGCGCGGAGGATCAAAGAATCAGATAAAGAGATCATTCTAAAGCTGGCCAAGCTAGCTTTTGAACACCTGAAGAAAAACAATCTCATATTTTATGAGAAGGATCTGATAGAGTGTGGCCTTGACATCAATGTAGCTTCAGTGAAATCTGGATTGTGCACACAAATCTTTAAACAAGAAGATGGGCTCTACTGCGAGAAAGTCTACTGCTTTGTGCATTTCACCATCCAGGAGTACTTTGCCGCTCTGTATTTACTCTACTGCTACACAACCAATAACCTTTGTGTGTTGGAGTCTTTCCTCCATAAGAGGTTTGTTGAGGAGGACCTGGAAGAAGGTTCTGCGGCTTTGTTGGGCGATAACGGAGACCATTCAGATGCTTCGCAGAGTGATGAGTCTGGAGAAAGTCTAGAGTCCACTATTGAAAACTCAACTCTGGAGGAAGAGCCTGAGGAACACTCAGAGTCATTCAATGATGATGAGGCTGAAGAAGTGTCTGGCTCTGAGTCTTCAGAGCTGGTTCTACATGAAAAACCATCCTTCCATGTGTTACTGAAGAGTGCATTGCGCAATTCCTTGCAGAGTGTGAATGGACATCTGGACCTTATGCTCCGCTTCCTTCTTGGCCTTTCACTGGACTCGAATCAGAGACTCCTACAAGACCTACTGTCAGAGACGGAGAGCTATGCAGATAGTGTTGAAGAAACAAAGTTTTACATAAAGGAACAGCTGAGGTTGCACAACTCCCCCGAGAGATCCATTAACCTTGTATACTGTTTGGCTGAAATAAATGACAATACACTTACTGAAGAGGTTGAAGCGTACCTGAAGTCAGGAAATCGTGGAGGAACAAAGCTCTCACCTGCTAAATGCACAACTCTGGCTACTGTGCTGATGTCAAGGGAGATTCTGGATGAGTTTGACCTAAAGAAGTTCAACACTTGTGAGGAGGGACGAAAGAGGCTGATTCCACTTATCAAGTACTGCAGAAACGCTTTGTGA